One Plasmodium yoelii strain 17X genome assembly, chromosome: 5 genomic window, ATGATATATTAGTAAATTCAACAGTATATGTAGGAACTTGTTTAATCGATTTAATGGGAGATGGATTAATTGTTAATGTAACGGATAATAATATTACTGcaaaaaaagaacaaaatgaacaaataaaaaCTAGAGTTGcattaaattcatttttaacactaaatatattacaagATACTCGTATCCGACTATTTAAAACAGATTATATATCATGCCCTTCATGTGGTAGaacattatttaatatacaaGAAactactaaaaaaataatgaaattaacAGGACATTTAAAAGGGGTCAAAATTGCTGTTATGGGATGTATAGTTAATGGAATAGGAGAAATGGCAGATGCCCATTTTGGTTATGTTGGAAGTGGGCCCAAAAAAATAGATTTGTATTATGGAAAAGAATTAGTTCATAGAAATATTCCCGAAGAAGAAGCATGTGATCGATTGATAGAATTAATTAAGAAACATAACAAATGGGAAGATCCATAAGGATTTGATATGAACATGGGAGGATATCGTGTACATAAGAACTATGTATATTTCcgtatatctatatatatgcatatcataTGTATGCCTATGTATTAgcttatttattaaataaagttattctaaaagtattatataaattataatttttacaaaaGGAAAAATTCTATaagtttgttttttttatccgTATTATTGCTAAGCATTTACATATGTATGGATACGTATATATAGCAATTAAAAGAGGGGaaaggaaatataaaaaataaaatgttaaaacaggctagaaaaaaataatacatttattttattatcacatatttcatatttatggATGAAATAACCAAGTTGTCATAATACCAAAGGAAAAACATGCAACATATGTAAATAGGGCAGCCTTCGGGATATTCTTATTTGCTCGAAcctaaaaatatttcaagagaaaaataacatatattaacatattttttgtgttttaaaactatttaatttttttaattttttttaatttttttaatttttttaattattattttactcATTTATgtgtttaattatttataacaaaacttaatattattttcgtgTATTATCTTTACCCATAAATCGGAAAAATCATAATGTGGCAAATGTGTACTTTGTCTGCAGCCACTCAAAAGTCTATACCCGCTTGATTGTGGTATATACATCAAAGGCTTAATTcctttgtaaaaaaaatgatgaaatataataaatagtatAATACTTCATGTAATaaaggatatatatattgcgcgcataatttttgttaaaaaaataaaatacaccCATTCAAGTATATGTAACAGCTTCTTCCATTTACACCActttaatattaatgtttacCTATTCCTTTATGTCCTCCATCACACCATGGTTGAGTTTTACTCGACCCGCACGCGCAATACCAATAAACCTATATTTACATTGCGTTAAAAAGAagttaacatttttattgcAATTTATTGCATGTTTGCTATAGAAATAATTTGTGTTTTAACGCTCAAGCagatatataaatgaataatgCAGACACAcacatatgcatattatgAAATGTGCAAATATATGcgtattaattatatatatgcttatttcatttctttttcgtacaatataatatttaataccTTATTTTTTTCGACTTTAACAAGATAAGGATCAACTGAGTCTGTTTTTACAACTGGATCATGAGGCCACCATTGTCCCCAACtcattttttcaaaatatatttactgCCCTTTAAAAAAATCGTTAAAATTGTTGTATACACACCGCTGTGTTTATAGTTTGTTTTTgcaattataattatatatatacccttgtattttatttaaaattgtttttcAATGTATAAAATTTCTTGTTTCTTTACTCAATTTTTGATTTTCTTACATttctaaaataaatattctacatattttttattttaatccatttattattattgaaaGAGCAATTCCATGGATGAACTTTGCCCTTCATGTGTGTtgagtaaaataaaaaagtattcatacatatataaataaatatatataatgggaaatatattttaaaaaattttcattatcttcccaaaatataatatacataaaatagTATTGTAATTTTTAAGGGGGAATGAAATTATATgcaaattttgtttttcgtaaattttaattttcgTATGCGATACATTACATAAAAACAGTTACCTGTGATGTGcgaataataaataattatacatatatgcagctttttttttctttatttatttttttttattttttttctttcccatttttttaaaggaaCAATATTGTTCTAAAAACATTTCATAGcatatatcatattatatgCAATTTATTATCCTTATATTTCTAACGATTTAtgtttcataattttttttaattatatgctATGTACTTTTCAAAAgttaatacaatatataaaaaaaattttaatcaCTAAATGCTAACATAAACCATATTGTTCAAATAAagtcaaaaataataataaaaaataaataaaattaatcacgtttttattatatatgtacatgtatTATGATGTATTACTATACaagttatatattataaatattttggtGATATATTAGTTAATTAAAAATGGTATACAATCTTTTCACTAAATTGAATGATTATTCAATTTGTGGTAGAAATTAGTATACTTTTCCTTGCCCCTTTCAAATTCTCAAAACATTATCAATAATAGCAAGCAAGAAAGGGAAAAAGGTAAATATGGTTACCTTACCAAATTGTAAGTAACACAAAATCAATAGAAGAaaactaaaaataaatcttCAAATAAATCTTCAAACAAAT contains:
- a CDS encoding CDGSH iron-sulfur domain-containing protein, putative → MSWGQWWPHDPVVKTDSVDPYLVKVEKNKVYWYCACGSSKTQPWCDGGHKGIGIKPLMYIPQSSGYRLLSGCRQSTHLPHYDFSDLWVRANKNIPKAALFTYVACFSFGIMTTWLFHP